The Rhizobium sp. BT03 genome has a window encoding:
- a CDS encoding UDP-2,3-diacylglucosamine diphosphatase, giving the protein MGHERKLVIDMMEPRHFRTLFISDVHLGSKAAKADFLLDFLRHHEADTIVLVGDIVDGWRLKRSWYWPQVCNDVVQKLLRKARKGTRVVYIPGNHDEFLRDFPGMHFGGIEVVDRMMHDGADGKKYLILHGDEFDVVVRNARLLAYLGDWAYDTAIRINILLAAVRRRLGMPYWSFSAWAKLQVKHAVNFIGEFERVVAEEARKSGADGVICGHIHHAIIQDMDGIRYINTGDWVESCTAVAEHEDGTFELITWRALASSVPALAAIEMRDEGELAPQAA; this is encoded by the coding sequence ATGGGGCATGAGCGAAAGCTCGTGATAGACATGATGGAACCCAGACATTTCCGCACGCTCTTCATTTCCGATGTCCATCTCGGCTCGAAGGCCGCGAAGGCTGATTTTCTCCTGGATTTCCTGCGCCACCACGAGGCCGATACGATCGTGCTGGTCGGCGACATCGTCGACGGCTGGCGCCTGAAGCGCAGCTGGTACTGGCCGCAGGTCTGCAACGACGTGGTCCAGAAGCTGTTGCGCAAGGCGCGTAAAGGCACGCGCGTCGTTTATATTCCCGGCAATCACGACGAATTCCTGCGCGACTTTCCGGGCATGCATTTCGGCGGTATCGAGGTGGTCGACCGCATGATGCATGACGGCGCCGACGGCAAGAAATATCTGATCCTGCACGGCGACGAATTCGACGTCGTCGTCCGCAACGCCCGTCTGCTCGCCTATCTCGGCGACTGGGCCTACGATACGGCGATCCGCATCAACATCCTGCTGGCGGCCGTGCGCCGCCGCCTCGGCATGCCATACTGGTCGTTCTCGGCCTGGGCAAAGCTGCAGGTCAAACATGCCGTCAACTTCATCGGCGAGTTCGAGCGCGTCGTGGCAGAGGAAGCCCGCAAAAGCGGCGCCGACGGCGTGATCTGCGGACACATCCACCATGCCATCATCCAGGACATGGACGGCATCCGCTACATCAATACGGGCGATTGGGTGGAAAGCTGCACGGCGGTCGCCGAGCATGAGGACGGCACTTTCGAACTGATCACCTGGCGGGCGCTCGCCAGCAGCGTGCCGGCGCTTGCCGCCATCGAAATGCGCGACGAAGGCGAACTGGCTCCGCAAGCGGCCTGA
- a CDS encoding NADP-dependent malic enzyme, whose amino-acid sequence MDHQDKSKTEKNLTSGDLDEQALFFHRYPRPGKLEIQATKPLGNQRDLALAYSPGVAAPCLAIRDNPEMAAEYTSRANLVAVISNGTAVLGLGNIGPLASKPVMEGKAVLFKKFAGIDVFDIEIDAASVEQMVSTVSSLEPTFGGINLEDIKAPECFEVERRLREKMKIPVFHDDQHGTAIIVAAAILNGLELAGKAIENVKIVASGAGAAALACLNLLVTLGAKRENIWVHDLEGLVYEGRTELMDEWKSVYAQKSDTRTLAENIGGADVFLGLSAAGVLKPELLAQMADKPLIMALANPTPEIMPDLARAARPDAMICTGRSDFANQVNNVLCFPYIFRGALDCGAETINEEMKMAAVRAIASLAREEPSDVAARAYSGETPVFGPDYLIPSPFDPRLILRIAPAVARAAEQSGVARRPIQDFDAYLDQLNRFVFRSGFVMKPIFAAAKAAERKRVIFSEGEDERVLRAAQVLLEEGLADPILIGRPQVIETRLKRYGLRIRPLQDFEVINPEDDPRFREYVDLYFSLVGRRGVIPEAARTIVRTNTTVIGALALRRGEADALICGLEGRYEKHLRDVRQIIGKRKNVRDFSALSLMISQRGATFFTDTYVTFNPSAEEVAEATVLAAEEIRRFGITPRAALVSHSNFGSRESESATKMRNALQLVRETAPDLEVDGEMHGESAITEALRKRVMPDTTLHDEANLLVFPNLDAANITLGVVKSMTDGLHVGPILLGTALPAHILAPSVTSRGVVNMAALAVVEASQPA is encoded by the coding sequence ATGGATCACCAGGATAAATCCAAGACGGAAAAGAACCTGACGAGCGGCGATCTCGACGAACAGGCGCTGTTCTTCCACCGCTATCCCCGCCCCGGCAAGCTGGAGATCCAGGCAACCAAGCCGCTCGGCAACCAGCGCGACCTGGCGCTCGCCTATTCGCCAGGCGTTGCCGCCCCTTGCCTTGCCATCCGCGACAATCCTGAGATGGCGGCTGAATATACCTCGCGCGCCAATCTCGTCGCCGTCATCTCCAACGGCACCGCCGTGCTCGGCCTCGGCAATATCGGCCCGCTGGCCTCGAAGCCGGTGATGGAGGGCAAGGCCGTGCTCTTCAAGAAATTTGCCGGCATCGATGTCTTCGATATCGAGATCGACGCGGCAAGCGTCGAGCAGATGGTCTCGACCGTCAGCTCGCTGGAGCCGACCTTCGGCGGCATCAATCTCGAAGACATCAAGGCGCCGGAATGTTTCGAGGTCGAGCGGCGCCTGCGCGAGAAGATGAAGATCCCGGTTTTTCACGACGACCAGCACGGCACGGCGATCATCGTCGCCGCCGCGATCCTGAACGGGCTGGAACTCGCAGGCAAAGCGATCGAGAACGTCAAGATCGTCGCCTCCGGCGCGGGGGCGGCCGCCCTTGCCTGCCTCAACCTGCTGGTGACGCTCGGAGCAAAACGCGAAAATATCTGGGTCCACGATCTCGAAGGCCTCGTTTATGAGGGCCGCACCGAGCTGATGGACGAATGGAAATCCGTCTATGCCCAGAAGAGCGACACGCGCACGCTCGCCGAAAATATCGGCGGCGCCGATGTCTTCCTCGGCCTGTCGGCCGCCGGCGTGCTGAAGCCGGAGCTGCTGGCCCAGATGGCCGACAAGCCGCTGATCATGGCGCTCGCCAATCCGACGCCCGAAATCATGCCGGATCTCGCCCGTGCCGCCCGCCCCGACGCGATGATCTGCACCGGCCGTTCGGATTTCGCCAACCAGGTCAACAACGTCCTCTGCTTCCCCTATATCTTCCGCGGCGCGCTCGATTGCGGCGCCGAGACGATCAATGAGGAAATGAAGATGGCCGCGGTGCGCGCCATTGCCTCGCTTGCCCGCGAAGAACCGTCCGATGTCGCCGCCCGCGCCTATTCCGGCGAAACCCCGGTCTTCGGCCCGGATTACCTGATCCCCTCGCCCTTCGATCCGCGCCTCATCCTGCGTATCGCACCTGCCGTTGCCAGGGCCGCCGAACAGAGCGGCGTGGCGCGCCGCCCGATCCAGGATTTCGACGCCTATCTCGACCAGTTGAACCGCTTCGTCTTCCGCTCCGGCTTCGTCATGAAGCCGATCTTCGCTGCGGCCAAGGCAGCAGAGCGCAAGCGCGTCATCTTCTCCGAAGGCGAAGACGAACGTGTGCTGCGCGCCGCCCAGGTGCTGCTGGAGGAAGGCCTTGCCGACCCGATCCTGATCGGCCGCCCGCAGGTCATCGAGACGCGCCTCAAACGCTACGGCCTGCGTATCCGGCCGCTGCAGGATTTCGAGGTCATCAATCCTGAGGACGATCCGCGCTTCCGCGAATATGTCGATCTCTATTTTTCCCTCGTCGGCCGCCGCGGCGTCATCCCGGAAGCTGCCCGCACCATCGTGCGTACCAATACCACCGTCATCGGCGCGCTGGCGCTGCGCCGCGGCGAGGCCGATGCGCTGATCTGCGGTCTGGAAGGCCGCTATGAAAAGCATCTGCGCGACGTCCGCCAGATCATCGGCAAGCGCAAGAATGTCCGCGATTTCTCCGCCCTCAGCCTGATGATCTCGCAGCGCGGCGCCACCTTCTTCACCGACACCTACGTCACCTTCAATCCGAGCGCCGAGGAGGTTGCCGAGGCAACGGTGCTGGCGGCCGAGGAAATTCGCCGTTTCGGCATCACCCCGCGCGCTGCCCTCGTCTCGCATTCCAACTTCGGCTCGCGCGAATCCGAGAGCGCGACGAAGATGCGCAATGCCCTGCAGCTCGTGCGCGAGACTGCCCCCGATCTCGAAGTCGACGGCGAAATGCACGGCGAAAGCGCCATCACCGAAGCGCTGCGCAAACGCGTCATGCCGGATACGACACTGCATGACGAGGCGAACCTGCTGGTCTTCCCGAACCTCGACGCCGCCAACATCACGCTCGGTGTGGTCAAATCGATGACCGACGGCCTGCATGTCGGCCCGATCCTGCTCGGCACCGCCCTGCCCGCCCATATCCTCGCCCCCTCGGTCACGTCCCGGGGCGTCGTCAACATGGCGGCCCTCGCCGTCGTCGAGGCATCGCAGCCGGCGTAA
- a CDS encoding FAD-binding oxidoreductase translates to MDNLNLTTLQKGQTMVNDVAIDAFAAGFRGSLLTSTDMDYNEARAIWNAMIDRRPGLIARCAGAADVVRAVRFARDNNLLVSVRGGGHGIAGNAVCEGGVVIDLSAMKSVRVDPETRRARIEPGATLADIDQETLAFGLVLPTGINSTTGIAGLTLGGGFGWLTRKFGLTLDNLVSVDVVTADGELVKASETERPDLFWALRGGGGNFGVVTSFEFQLNPLKTEVLAGLVVHPFADAEKVLQEYRQALEAAPDELTCWVVMRQAPPLPFLPAEWHGKEVVVLAMCYCGDIAAGEKATERLRAIGKPIADVVGPVPFTGWQQAFDPLLTPGARNYWKSQDFASLSDATIEVLLNAVRKLPGPECEIFVGHVGGAAGRIPTEATAFPQRSSHFVMNVHARWREAGMDANCTGWARELFEATKPHAVGTAYINFMPDDEADRVEMAYGANYARLAEIKRRYDPDNLFRMNQNVKPMAAVRAA, encoded by the coding sequence ATGGACAATTTGAACCTGACGACCCTGCAAAAGGGGCAGACGATGGTCAATGACGTGGCCATCGATGCGTTTGCCGCCGGATTTCGCGGCAGTCTCCTGACCAGCACAGATATGGACTATAACGAGGCGCGGGCGATCTGGAATGCGATGATCGACCGCCGGCCCGGGCTTATCGCGCGTTGTGCCGGTGCTGCCGATGTCGTGCGCGCCGTGCGGTTTGCGCGCGACAACAATCTGCTCGTTTCGGTGCGCGGCGGCGGCCACGGCATTGCCGGCAACGCCGTCTGCGAGGGCGGCGTCGTCATCGACCTGTCGGCGATGAAATCGGTGCGGGTCGATCCGGAGACGCGCCGCGCCAGGATCGAGCCGGGCGCAACGCTTGCCGATATCGACCAGGAAACGCTGGCCTTCGGTCTGGTGCTGCCGACCGGCATCAATTCCACGACCGGCATCGCCGGCCTGACGCTCGGCGGCGGCTTCGGCTGGCTGACCCGCAAATTCGGGTTGACGCTCGACAATCTGGTCTCGGTCGATGTGGTGACGGCCGATGGCGAGCTGGTCAAGGCGAGCGAGACGGAAAGGCCGGACCTCTTCTGGGCATTGCGCGGCGGCGGCGGCAATTTCGGCGTCGTCACCTCCTTCGAGTTCCAGCTCAACCCGCTCAAGACAGAGGTTCTCGCCGGGCTGGTGGTGCATCCCTTTGCCGATGCGGAGAAAGTGCTGCAGGAATATCGGCAGGCGCTGGAAGCGGCACCCGATGAACTGACCTGCTGGGTGGTGATGCGCCAGGCGCCGCCGCTGCCGTTCCTGCCGGCCGAGTGGCACGGCAAGGAGGTCGTGGTGCTTGCCATGTGCTATTGCGGAGACATTGCGGCCGGGGAAAAAGCGACGGAAAGATTGCGGGCGATCGGAAAACCGATTGCCGATGTCGTCGGCCCGGTGCCGTTTACCGGCTGGCAGCAGGCATTCGATCCGCTGCTGACGCCCGGTGCGCGCAATTACTGGAAGAGCCAGGATTTCGCCTCGCTCTCGGATGCGACGATCGAGGTGCTGCTCAACGCCGTGCGCAAGCTGCCGGGACCGGAATGCGAGATATTCGTCGGCCATGTCGGCGGTGCGGCCGGCCGTATTCCCACCGAAGCCACCGCATTTCCGCAGCGCAGTTCGCATTTCGTCATGAACGTGCATGCGCGCTGGCGGGAGGCCGGGATGGATGCAAATTGCACCGGCTGGGCGCGCGAACTTTTCGAGGCAACCAAGCCGCATGCCGTGGGAACCGCCTATATCAACTTCATGCCTGATGACGAGGCCGATCGGGTGGAAATGGCCTATGGCGCCAATTACGCCCGGCTTGCCGAAATCAAGCGGCGTTATGATCCTGACAATCTGTTCCGGATGAATCAGAACGTCAAACCGATGGCGGCTGTGCGGGCTGCGTGA
- a CDS encoding ribonuclease H: MTGIPDEIRSFAPTLGVAEARHGLHLFTDGCYEPVSGHGGWSFVVYRDGVEIASDFGGVDDSSNNSMELTAVLRAAMWVNSQPTGEPATIWSDSVYAVKGCNGRRHIWRNNGWKKSSPNGQGRRRMIDNADLWKAVDLQLSQNAQMTIAWCKGHSGIAGNERADALADRGRLSIRG; the protein is encoded by the coding sequence ATGACAGGCATCCCCGACGAGATCCGATCCTTTGCGCCGACACTAGGCGTAGCGGAAGCGCGACATGGCCTTCACCTCTTCACAGACGGTTGTTATGAGCCCGTTTCCGGGCATGGAGGCTGGTCGTTTGTCGTTTATCGCGATGGGGTGGAAATCGCCTCCGACTTCGGTGGCGTCGACGATTCCAGCAATAATTCCATGGAATTGACCGCCGTTCTCAGGGCCGCGATGTGGGTCAACAGCCAACCGACCGGCGAACCCGCGACCATCTGGTCCGACTCCGTCTATGCCGTCAAAGGCTGCAACGGCAGGCGACATATCTGGAGAAACAACGGCTGGAAGAAAAGCAGCCCGAATGGGCAGGGGCGAAGGCGAATGATCGACAATGCGGACCTCTGGAAAGCCGTCGATCTTCAGCTGTCTCAAAACGCCCAGATGACCATTGCCTGGTGCAAGGGGCATTCGGGGATTGCCGGCAACGAGCGCGCGGACGCGCTCGCCGATAGAGGACGCCTGTCGATCCGGGGCTGA
- a CDS encoding histidine phosphatase family protein, translating to MRLFLVRHGESLGNLNEQAYRQFGDHNVPLTEWGHRQAVEAGGAIAAYLKALPSADFGKLQIWYSPFLRTRQSKDALLTALPEGVVGDIREDYLLREQDFGLFTEIYDHAEQKQKFPEEFEKWARLRSNSGKFYARPPDGESRADVAQRVRLFLQTVMRDAENSSHNVVIVGHGVTNRAVEMNFLHRPVEWFERSDNPGNADITLIEGSRSQGYESILLHQAADRQPGQENELRDAYGADVTITPKPEG from the coding sequence ATGCGCCTCTTTCTCGTTCGCCACGGCGAATCTCTCGGCAACCTCAACGAACAGGCCTATCGCCAATTCGGCGATCACAACGTGCCGCTGACTGAGTGGGGCCACCGCCAGGCGGTCGAAGCCGGCGGCGCCATCGCCGCCTATCTGAAGGCATTGCCAAGCGCCGATTTCGGCAAGCTGCAGATCTGGTACTCACCATTCCTCAGGACACGGCAGAGCAAGGATGCGTTGCTCACAGCCCTGCCGGAAGGTGTTGTCGGCGATATCAGGGAGGATTACCTGCTGCGCGAGCAGGATTTCGGCCTCTTCACCGAAATTTATGACCACGCCGAACAGAAGCAGAAGTTTCCCGAGGAATTCGAAAAATGGGCGAGGCTGCGCAGCAATAGCGGCAAGTTCTACGCACGGCCGCCGGATGGCGAGAGCCGGGCGGATGTGGCCCAGCGGGTGCGCCTCTTCCTGCAGACCGTCATGCGCGACGCCGAAAACAGCAGCCACAACGTCGTCATCGTCGGCCACGGCGTCACCAACCGGGCGGTCGAAATGAATTTTCTGCACCGCCCCGTCGAATGGTTCGAACGTTCCGACAATCCCGGCAATGCCGATATCACACTGATCGAGGGGTCGCGCTCGCAAGGATACGAGTCGATCCTGCTGCATCAGGCGGCCGACCGGCAGCCGGGACAGGAAAATGAACTTCGCGATGCCTATGGCGCCGACGTGACGATCACGCCGAAGCCTGAGGGATAG